One Pyxicephalus adspersus chromosome 3, UCB_Pads_2.0, whole genome shotgun sequence genomic window carries:
- the LOC140325612 gene encoding E3 ubiquitin-protein ligase TRIM11-like codes for MEAADLRQDLNCSICLEVYRDPVTLKCGHNFCLACIRPLLCEQSGFYSCPECRKKFKSGLEPNKNITLSRIAERFHNDHQKETTILCTYCDYPVSAERSCQQCETSMCADHLRKHNKTVEHVLLPPTTELGKRRCPVHGKVMEYYCMEDLVCVCSSCRLDGEHREHLAESLEEASQKKLKPLLEKLTCKQEKIAKKVQNLQECSTKAREIAANVTQRATDKLDNIKKQLEDLEKMVFGEVSRWEVQCFQSTSDVIQQLTTNKNKLSQKISHLESLRDLGDPLTVLQDQELDKDLGDVGEALPNDPEFPDLRKDLILNALCKLSDLVSISKMSIQKPADVLLDVHTAASNLWISDDLKSTFRSEMEHGYPETPERFQQSGVLSCSSFSTWRHYWEVDTSQSDSWRVGMCYPSVNRKNRISMIGQEDDSWCLRRFKDNYNLMHNCKYTDLPCRPYSHKFRIYLDYEAGQLSFYEVGDSIRHLHTFRAIFTKPLHAVLAVFQGSITISK; via the coding sequence ATGGAGGCTGCAGACCTGAGACAGGACCTGAACTGTTCCATCTGCCTGGAGGTGTATAGAGATCCTGTGACTTTGAAATGTGGACATAACTTCTGCTTAGCCTGTATCCGGCCTTTGCTTTGTGAACAATCCGGATTCTACTCCTGTCCAGAATGCAGAAAGAAATTTAAATCAGGACTGGAACCTAATAAAAACATCACCCTCAGTAGAATAGCAGAGAGATTCCATAATGATCATCAGAAGGAGACCACCATCCTCTGTACCTACTGTGACTACCCTGTTTCGGCTGAGAGGTCTTGTCAGCAATGTGAGACCTCCATGTGTGCTGACCACCTGAGGAAACACAACAAGACTGTGGAGCACGTTTTACTTCCACCCACGACTGAGCTTGGGAAAAGAAGGTGCCCTGTCCATGGAAAGGTTATGGAATATTATTGCATGGAGGACTTAGTCTGTGTCTGTTCATCCTGCAGGCTAGATGGTGAACACAGAGAACATCTGGCAGAGTCACTGGAGGAGGCCTCCCAGAAGAAACTGAAGCCCTTGCTTGAAAAGTTGACTTGCAAACAAGAAAAGATTGCAAAGAAAGTCCAAAATCTGCAGGAATGCAGCACAAAAGCTCGAGAAATAGCTGCCAATGTAACACAAAGAGCCACAGACAAGCTTGATAACATCAAGAAGCAGTTGGAAGATCTGGAGAAGATGGTCTTTGGTGAGGTGTCCAGGTGGGAAGTGCAATGTTTCCAGTCTACTTCTGATGTGATCCAACAGTTAACCACAAACAAGAACAAACTGTCCCAGAAGATTTCTCATTTGGAGAGCTTGCGTGACCTGGGTGACCCACTAACTGTCTTACAAGACCAGGAACTAGACAAAGACTTGGGTGATGTTGGGGAGGCTTTGCCCAATGACCCTGAATTTCCAGATCTGCGGAAGGATCTGATCTTAAATGCATTATGCAAATTATCTGACTTGGTATCGATTTCAAAGATGTCGATACAAAAACCTGCAGACGTATTACTGGATGTACACACTGCGGCCAGTAATCTCTGGATATCCGATGACTTAAAAAGTACCTTCAGATCAGAGATGGAACACGGTTACCCAGAAACACCAGAGAGGTTTCAGCAAAGTGGGGTTCTAAGTTGCAGCAGCTTCTCCACCTGGCGCCATTACTGGGAGGTGGACACCAGTCAGTCGGATAGCTGGAGAGTCGGCATGTGTTACCCCAGTGTCAACAGGAAAAACCGTATCAGTATGATTGGACAGGAAGATGACTCCTGGTGCTTGCGAAGGTTCAAGGATAATTATAACTTGATGCATAACTGTAAATATACTGATTTACCTTGCAGGCCCTACAGCCATAAATTCCGTATTTATCTGGATTATGAAGCCGGCCAACTCTCCTTCTATGAAGTTGGAGACTCTATAAGACATTTGCACACCTTTAGGGCAATCTTTACGAAGCCCCTTCATGCTGTGCTTGCTGTCTTTCAAGGGTCCATTACAATTAGTAAATAG